Part of the Lepidochelys kempii isolate rLepKem1 chromosome 8, rLepKem1.hap2, whole genome shotgun sequence genome is shown below.
GCGGCCGATCCAGGGAGGTGAGCCCCGGGGAAGGGACGGGCACGGGTGTAGCTCTCGGCGggactgcccccctcccccgccaccggCCCCCCTGGTACCCAGTGCTGGTACCCTGACTCTGATCCCAGCCCCCACCGCGTTCCCCGAGATTCCTGACTTGGGGCAGCCGCTCCCCGGCTCCCAGGGCCGGTGATGTGGTTACTTGTGTAGTTAGTTGCCAGCCCATCACATGATCGCCCTCCCTTTTGTTTCCGAAATGAAAACGAAAGAGGGATGGTGGAGTCGCTGCCTgccttgctcctgccctctgcccctcaGCCTGGTTATTTTGTGGGTGCTGAGTGCAGCGTCCAGACAGAAGTTACCCCCCAGGGCGGGCTCAGATTGTGCTCCCAACATAAGGGCCTAGGAACGGAGTGGGAGAGGAAACCCTGGCCCAGATGTGTTCACACTAAGATCCAACAGTCAaattccactcccctccccttccttctgGTGCCttttcagcattaaaaaaaaaactagagcGAGAGAGAAACAGACAACTCCAGGGACCCAGGATTTTTTGCCCCCATCAGCTCTACAAGGGAGATAGAGCACAATGAGAAGTCAAGTGCCAAAAGGTCCTAAGGGCATCCCTGGCACCAGATCAAAATCATGGACAGTCCACGGGGTTCGCCCAGTTACAAGGAGACCCCCCTCCACCCTACATCTTAACACCCTGAGACAACCAGCCCCCCTGAGTGGGTTGTCATATAAAGGGGGCTTTGGGCCAATGTGTGACGAAGGGGGAAAAGTACAAGATACTCCCACCCTTCCCAGGGCCTGATATCCAAgttaaaatggggtggggggttgttaaTGCTGCTCTAAAGCTATCCCTGCTCTGACTGTTTTCGGAGGGAGCGGATGGCACAGTACAGGCAGTGGCTGCTAGCCATGGCAACACAACGTGAGGCCCGCAGCTGGAGACTGATAGGATTATGGAGATCTCTCTCTCCACACCCTGGCTAGGCTCACAAGTGTTTAGAGAGGTGAGAATTTCCTAGGGGGTGCTAATTTCTTCAATCCTCACCCCTCTCACCCACCTTTCCCCCAACCATGTCAATCTCCCACTGCTTCCAtcttctttctgttttaaaaaaaaaatagtcaagCTTACCTtattgctgctgcttccagatcCAAGGTTTAGCCCACTCAGGGAATGGGGTACCCTGTGTGACAGCATGTCCCTGTGATTGGCTCTGCCTCATCAGTGTGACTGGGGATCCAGAGTTATGGCCAGGGATTCCTGACCTATATGGCCTACCCAGGCCCATCCTCGTCATCCTGCtgtcagccctgtgcagaggatGGTGTGTCTGAAATGTAGGTCTCTTATTCTCATGCGCCATTTGGGTAAATGCTGCCAGCTGCACCTCTTTGTGGAAACAAAGGAGGCAAAGACAAGAGAAGGAAATGAACTGTTGAATCATTTGATCCATTCCCCTGCTGTGGCAGGATTACTCTGTAACATGTCATTTTAAATAATGTGGTGCTTCAGGAAAGGCAGAAGATTGCAAATGGATTTTGATAAGAATCatttgtaaatgtaaaatgtgAGAGATCCTTTCTGTTAATCACTTGGAGTGCCAAGTTTGCACATACAGTATTTTGGGAAGTATAGTTACTTATATTGCCACTATTCATTTTTCTGTATTAAGAATTGcttctgtttaattttaattgttattaatttttttttaaaccaggagcAGGGATATGTAAGTGTGTATCAGAAAGTGGCCTGACAGTTCTTGTTTCGAACTCTCCTTTTGGTTAAATTGGCTTCAGTTCTTGTTTCAAACTCTCCCTTTGGTTAAATGTTACGGCTTTCAGTTCTGATGCTCTTTTACACCCAGTGCTAATTAAAGCCAAAGTCATGTGCATTATTTTTGCctttagcaggggaggggaaaaacatgtcatggagtTTCAGCTTTGGAAATGTAGAGTAGTTTCCAGAAGATTCATGGAGGCTTTGAATACTTAACTGAGCTGCTGAAAATAGTGATAAGAGCTTCTGGGAAGCAAAGATGAGGAAGCCAGGGTCCACAGGTCTTTATAGAGAAAAGAAATCGAGAATTTAATATTAGTAAAAATCAACCTTGGGTCCAGTTTCACAGGTGAAACACTATGTCCAGTGCTCATGCTCTTTCCTTTCAGCTACTCATGTGGCACTGAATCTTTAATTTCACCTTGACAATGAAGTTGACATTTCTTAATACCCAAGTCTAACTGTTTTGACTGGTTAGAGGTGGTGATTTTTCTAAAGCAATGctgtttaaaattttgtttttaaaaatcaaatttcctTACCTGTGTTACCAGTAACAGCCAAGATTAAAAcaacaaacagaatttttaaaatctagtttatTTTTCAGTAGCTTTCATTTAGCATCTTTGCATTGCTTTCTGCTTGACTAACGGAAACAGACTCACCAGTTTCATTTCAGGTTCTCAGTCACTAGCACTAGACTGTAAAGTTTAGATTCCAAACACTGCAATCAAAGTTTTATCTCGTTTTAAGCAAAACTCTTTCCCCTGGAATTATAAAACCCATTGAAAACAATTTTGTTCTTAGGTTTTGtgtgaaaacaaagcaaaaaaggaTGTTGAACCTGTTTACCTTAAATTAAAACTTTAGACCTCTGTTTTCCAAAACATTTAATGTAGCAgttaatagggttttttttttttaaagctagttGGGAACCTCATTTCATTTATAGAGTGCGTGAGCTCAGTAGTAGGTAGTCTTCCATCAGAAGGCTACTGCAAGCATTTATGAAGTCTATGAAGAAAAGCCCTTCGGCTGCATAGTTGTTCAGTTATCTGAGGTTCTTTCATCATGGATCTGCTTCTGCTTCCGtggaagttaatggcaaaattgtCGTGAACTGGCATGAAAGCAAGATTGGGTCCTACCTCTTAACATCTTTGGCCAATAGACAAGTAGCAGGGACATTCTTTAGCTAGTTCTCAACATTTTAAAGTTGAAGAAGCCACTATGAAAAAAATCCTCATATAGTTTTAAGGAGTTGTGATAATGTTTTATAATGCTTCAGTTTTCCTTGGTTTAGATAGCTGTGCCTGCCTGGGAAACTGGCCCATCCACTCGTTGCCATGAAGTGTACCAGATCTTCTGAGTGTCAGAGACTTCCCTTCCTACTAGAGGATGCCCTAACAAGAGAGGCCAGGAATTGGAAGGTGCCAGTTTTTTGGAATTTCACACTGaaggtatttttttctgttctctatGGAAATGCATTAGGATTCCAGAAGGTTTTCTGCAAAATACAGCCCCAATTCTGCTATCCGATCCACATGTCCACATCGCATATGGACTAGATACCAGGATTGGGATCTGTGTCTGTCCAGATTTCAATTTAGTATAACAAGATGCACAATATCGAAAACACAGTTGATCCAAAATAAAATTTAGAGAATATCCTTGCATAAATGAGAACCTGGGAGTCGCAATCAGATGACAGGGGATTGTGTTTATTTGGTGTTAAATAGGTCATATACGTAAGTAGTCCTAAAATCTACACTGCTTGATCACTTTTTATTCCGCACCCTCCAATTTCACTGAGATGAGAGTAAGAGAGGATGCTCTGCGATCTAATGATTAGGAGTCAGGAAACTAAAttgtgttcctggctctgccgttGGCTCACTCTGTTACCTAGGGAAGCCACTTAACTTCGCTCAGTTTTTCTGTTTGTCatatggggataataatgcttaccacatttgtaaagtgctttgaaatcaaaGTGCAAAATTGCCCTTGAAAAGCATTTCAGACTATGTCCCTTCTCTTCACAATCTAATGGAAGTGCTAGATAAGTGCAAGgtattagtatttattttattaatcaaCCGGGCTCTATCATCTGAATGGATAATTTGAGATCAATATAATACAAGTTAATGGTGGACATTGTTATCTGAATCATCCCCTAATTTATACTTTGTGCCTATGACACAGCTCTGGTTGCTtttatattaacatttaaatgcaTACCATAAATCACTTACAATAATACAATGTCAACAAGACTTATTTTAGTCTGTCCTCTCCTCGGAACATGTCCTCAGAAGAAAAGCCTCTGTAGGTAGATAGGTTTTGCGGCATGTCCTCTATGGTAGCAAACTTGGCTTCTATCCAGTCCAGGGATAGAGCAAATTTGAGAGACAAGGAGCTGCACAAAGAACCTGTAGATGTACAAATCAGCTCAAGCCCTCAAGATGATCTCTACTGTTGGACTAAGAGTATAACTGAGCTGTTGATTAGAGCATTTAAACAGATGGGGTTTTAAATTCTATTCCTCCAAAGTAAGTGTGGTGTTTAACAAACCACCAATTGTGTTTTAACTTTCTTCCTCCATCTCAGGGGACAGATCTCTCTCCATCACATTATGAGAAAGCAGTTCTCTGGATTGCAGAATTGAGCTCCCAGTTCCAATTTTACTCTGAAACGTTTGCCTTGGCTATCAACATTCTTAACCGGTTTTTGGCATCAGTAAAGGTAGAGATTCTCTTTGGAAGCTTTCttttatgattttattattaACCAGGGCTGCCGCGAATATTTAATTAGGATTCAGTTTGTACACAAATCTAGCTGGACTGTAGGTATTTCAGAATCACTCCGATAGTGAACCTCTAGAAAGCACAGAACTCAGATAGCAATCAAGGCCCTGGCATGTGTTAAACTTTAAGTCAGTAGGACATAAGTAGGAGCttaatttaagcacatacttgagTGCTGTCCTAAATAGGGATTCCACCTGAATTATAGTTCAAATGTAGTTATAAACATGAAGACTTTGTGTTCGTGCAACTACGTTTCACCACTATTTTACACAAACTACGGGCCTGATGGTTCTGCCTTTGgaatcagtggcaaaatttcTCATTGGCTTTGGTGTCAACAGGACAGGACCCTATCTTATGTATTATTACTCAGAGTCATAATCGGCATCAGGCAAAGGTTCAAGTCTAGTATACAGTACCCACCaatttacaataaataaatggaaTCATCACTTTCTGACTGGTAGCACTGCAGGTTAGGGCTGACTGTATTGCATGATCTAAAAACGGAATGCCGTGATACCTGCACTCAGGAGGGGATTCCTTCCATTGTAATTTTTCATGTCTTTGCTTTGTTTGAGCATTCCTTTATTAATAGGAACTTCAATTGAGGTGAAAGTAGTTTTAATGCAAACTAAAGGTGAAGACTTGGGCCTCTCTGTCTGAATGACCATTGTTTATTTTCATCTAGAACGTTGTCTTCTGTGCTCAGTGTTTTGCTCTTTCCCCTGCAGGCACAAGTAAAATACCTTCGGTGCATAGCAGTTACCTGCCTCGTCCTTGCAGCAAAAACCAATGAAGAAGATGAGGTCtgtatgttttatttaaatacagtaaATCAACTTCTGGTCATTCTTGGAAGTCATTCATGTTTCCAGGCTTTTACCAATTTATCCTCTTTGTCCTTTGGTTAGCTAACCTGTAAAGTGGGAACAATAACACTTGTCTTGTCTTGATATTACTTAACCATCATTTGGAAAGTGTAATGAGTCCCTTGAATGAAAGATGTATATTATTAAAGCTCTGTCCTTCACTTGTGCTGCAGTGGTGGGAAATTGGGAGATTAAGGAAGCCAAGACAGGGTAATAGTTCTTCAAAGGAAGGTTAGAAGGTATGTATTTTCCTGAAGGTAGAAGATGTGGCTTGACTTCTATCCAATTAAGTTTGGAGAAGATAACTCAAACATGGGTTGGTTCCCAGTCCATTCATTAAACACTTAAATCAGCAACTGCTTACCTGAAAAGAGATAATCTCTGTGAGATAATTACCCAGTTATAATCATGTGGCTAAAACCTCTTGCAGCATTTTGAAAGCACACCTCAAAAATCATGTAAACCGTTTTGGACTAGTTCCATTTCAAAtttggagattaaaaaaaaaaatcaaaggcttGTAATAATAGCTCAAAATTGCCTTCCAAGAGCATAGACTGCATCCTCTCCTCTTCGTTATCTAAATGTGGCCaaagcttttatttttcaaactgtAATGAAAGGAGAAGAGCTCTGGGCTCAAGACCTTTTTAAAGGTCATGAAGTAGAAGAACTTGGTATTGTAAATGCTGGAGTCAGAATTGTGTTTCTCCTTGAACATGTCAACATCCTTGAAATGCTCTGCAGAGATGCTCATAAGCCTTCACACAATACATACCGTAAGGTTGTGCTTTGCAATATTTTCCCAGTGTACAGGAGAAGTTGAATCATTGGCCACAGGAAATAAGATAACCACAAATAAAGAAAAAGCACAGAGAAACAGGCTAGCAGGAGGCTTCAGGGAGACCGTCACAACAGCAAAATAATAAGGCTGGGGAAGCAGCGCTCTTGAATCTCGAATTTCATATTAAACAGGGTCACATTCCCTCTTGGTGTTGTCAGGAGGTATTTAGAAATCGGGTAACCTGAATTTAAACAATTCTTGGCTCCTCAAGGCACCCATGTGTTAATCAGATCCCTTTGCATGCACAGACAACAAAAGGTCGCGCACAACGTTGTGTAGTAAGGTggcttctttattattattattcttttcaaTTTTCACAGGTAATACCATCAGTGAAGAAGCTTGCAGTGCAGAGTGGTTGTAAATGCTCTCCAGCTGAGATTTTGAGAATGGAAAGAATTATACTAGATAAGCTTCACTGGGATCTTTACACAGCTACACCTATGGATTTCTTAAACATTGTAAGCACTAAGAATTTTGCAAAAGTCTAAACCAGTTTTGTTTCTCGTTTAAGGAAACAGCTCTTTTACCAAATAAGACTAGAAAACACAGATGCACGTGCGCTCACCACCCCCCTCCACAGTGACTTTTAAGCCACACATTCTTAGCTATCTGCAAGTCTTTTGAAGAATGTTACAGTGCAAAATGTCGATTTCTTTTAAACACTGCTAGTCAAAacctttaatttttgtttaaaaattattcaaCCAGACCCCCATTTTTAAAGGACAACTAAAATGGACTTTAAAAAGATTCCTGTACTGCACAACTGTActccatttttatttctatttttttaaatacacactgCAAAAATATTTCTAACTATTTCCATTCTATTAATACTGTACATACAAAGCTGTCAGAATTTTTGCTACATTTCACACACAGGTCCTCTCAAACCATCTTTTgccccccactgaaacttgaccACAGTTTTGGGCAATTAGACCATACGGATCTGGCACTTAGTCACATTATTTGCTAAACACTTCATAGAAACAATTACACTTTTCTTAAATAAATGATCATGTGTTTATAAGGCAAAAATCACATGTTATGAACATACCCTGGGCTCTCTTTTTATGGTAATGGATGGATATTTAAACCATATTAAGCTGCTGATTGTTTGAAAACCACCTATCATAGCCAGGTGCTTGGACTATGAATTTACTGAGGAAACAGAAGCATTACAACTGAATTTACTCCTATCTGCTGGCCTGAATACCACTTGTCTTTTGTTGGCAATCAGGATAATGCAGTGACTTCAGAATTTGTTAGAAAACACAGACCTTTTACATTCATTATAAGCTTTAAAACAGTGTGATGGTTGGCAAGTACAACACAAACCAAGTAACACATGGTAACAGGGAAAATATTTCTACACTTCCTGATGTGGATTGAAATTAGTTTGCACTTCTGGTCAATAACATATGAAACGTACAAAGTTCACTGTTGACCTctgctttttttatatatatatgtatgtatatatttatctTCTCTCCAGTTCCATGCCATGGTGATGTCCAACTGGCCCCATCTACTAAATGGGCTGCCTCAGATGAATCCTTCCCGCCATGTTGCGTTCTTGACCAAACAGCTACAGCACTGTATGGCATGCCACCAACTATTGCAGTTTAAGGGCTCCACATTGGCTTTGGTGATCATCACCTTAGAGTTGGAGAGGCTGACTCCTGACTGGTTTCCTGTTATTACTGATCTGCTAAAAAAAGCACAGGTAGGAGTCAAAATGGCCTCAAACCACAAATTTGAGGCCAGCGCACAGATAAATGAATAAAGCTTGCGGCGTATTTACAACCAACATTGCACGTTTTTAATGTACTTCTCAGGAGTGCATGTATATGTCAGGGTCTGTTCTCCCTTTGATACCAACCCCCTTAGTGTTAATAGGAGTTAGGTACTCCTGGAGGAAAGAGGGCACTGCATTTCGTTACAGGGGTCTTTTATTGTGAAAGGTGGGTCAATCACATTAGACCCAATTTTCGAGACATTTCAGTGCTCATTTGCTCTCAAAGAGGAGGAGGTTCTTCATTGTTCTcagtgggaactgctgggtgctgagcaggATTGAAAATCTGCTCGTTTATATGATTTAGGAATGCCAGGATCTTTCAGTGCATTTACTTCAGCTAAAAACAGTCTGTTGAACATATGGATAGATGAAGGCCACACCCTACCTCCTGGGCATTTCTGTTTGTCTTGAAATGGAGACATTTTCTCTTATTTACAGAACACATGTGCTCATTAAGAACATGTGCAGTGAGTATGGAGGTAGTCTGGGAGTCAAAAAACCTAGAATCTGTTCTTAACTTTGCCATTTGCTCATCATGTGACCTTGGGCTCGTCAGTGACTGAACCCCCTACATCCTAGTTTCCTCGTCAGTAACATTAGGATAATGATTTTCACCCACCTTTTGTAAAATTctggagatctactgatgagaagCTCTATAAATGCTAAGCTATTATTATAAGCCTTGAATACTGGAAAATTTGATATTGGTTTTTTCCTTTCACTGAGCTTACTTAGAATTGCACGTCAATTAAAGCTTTCACCAGAGGACAGAATAAtttaacaaactggagaaaaatgGTTCTGTATCTTTCATTGCAGGTTAGTAGCGTCAAATTCATCCATTGTAAAGAGCTTGTGGATCAGCAGCTAATGCATTTACAACCATCCAATGCTGTTTATATCTTTAATCCTGCCAACCAAGCCATCCAAGCCCATCCAGAGGAAAAGTTACCCTACTGTTATTCTGAATGGAAGAATTCAAGTCAAATTAGTTCAAGGGTCACTGTGAGTCAGCCAGTTCCAGCAACTTTCACACCTACTTCCGTCAAAATTCATGAAGACAGCATGGAGACAGATGAGTTCTATGATGGATTCAGGCACCTATACAACGAGGATGGTGTCCCAGAAGGTGGAAGGGTCAGCATCGCTGGCTCATGCAATAATCTGAGGCAAGGAGAAAGTAGTTCCCCTTGTCCTCCATTACAGCCACCTGAAATTAACTAGGGGAGGCCATAATTGTGTAGGAACTAGCAAATGCGGTTGCCAATAGGTCAGATGAATGGAATGCTAGATGCTGTCAAATGAAAGCATTCCTTGTTTTGGATAGAGCAATGCCAAAAACGTTAACTTGCCGCCTTTTAAGTGTGTCCTAAAACAATGTTTGCTACTTCCCCACCATTTTTGTATGATCGGAGCATAAAGCTGGGTTAAAACCTCAACAGCTATGGATAGCTGAGGTCATACAACTCAGGGATCTAAATTCAGCAGATGGGGCTTCACACTGCACTCGGAGGAACTGATGAAACTACATTCCTTGGGCAGCTATTATTTAGGCTCTCTCCCAGCATGCATTGTGACTTCAGCCCTTCCAGGCTATAACATTGTTCTCTTCTACCAGCTGTTTCCATAATTTGAACAGCTGTAGGTGAGTTGCCTTGTGGGGAAGGGAGCTCCCATGGCATGGACGATTAGGTCTATTGAAATATTCCTAGGTGGGACCAAACTTCTGATTTAACAGTGAACAAAAATGTGTCATGAGAACAGACTAAGCCACAGTGTAGGAAATTCCAGTTTTACTTAAGGGCTGATCTTGAACTCAAAAGATGCTCTGAGTGCTCTGGCACCTTTCAGAATCAAGCTTTTAGGACTGATCCATTGCAACCAATGGAAAGACCccagtgggctttgcatcagacCTTCACAGATTATGTGGTGCAATTGAATTTTGTTCATATTGTAGCATGCgaactgtctctctctttttttttttaaaaaaaaaacaccttttcttttacaatgtatatatttttaaaaacatttggttCTTTGCCTTAACTACTAATTTCCACAGTGAGGCAGTTAAACTGACTTCTGTAGTTTGTAACAGTTTTAAAGCAGCCTGGCAAATGTTTTAAAGGATGAGTCCTGAAAGAGTGAttgttacttttttatttaaaacggGGGCCAGCACTTTTAagttaattttttgtttgtatacTAATTTGAAAGTGTAATCAGAATAATActgtagggaaaacagattaggccttgatcctgcaagttgtGGCCCAGTATGAAAGCTAGTTACGTGCCTTTGTATGAGTGCAGGTAAGGGGCTTCAGGCATAACTCATCAGAGTGAGGGCCCCGGCCCATTCACTCTCAGTTGCGCATGGGTGAACATGGGGTGGGGCTAAGCAGAGACCTGAATGTAA
Proteins encoded:
- the CCNI2 gene encoding cyclin-I2, with amino-acid sequence MKCTRSSECQRLPFLLEDALTREARNWKVPVFWNFTLKGTDLSPSHYEKAVLWIAELSSQFQFYSETFALAINILNRFLASVKAQVKYLRCIAVTCLVLAAKTNEEDEVIPSVKKLAVQSGCKCSPAEILRMERIILDKLHWDLYTATPMDFLNIVSTKNFAKV